gaataataataattattaagCACCTGTGTCCAGATGTTTATTTGGACCagttggtgattgtgatcctaagTCGAAAGCGAGTCCAACTCGtcgaaataaacatttggacaggtgcatatcattttttatgtgtacaAAGATAAGCTTAAACTCCCTctccgagctgatgcataatgttagtctCACCACACAAAGGCATAAAAACGTAATAATTTGAGGGGTCCTGTGTAACATCCGAATATAACGTTGTGTGTTTTTGAATCAGGCTTACTTAATAAACTCCGAGACAAATGTCcttatttttcgacttttatcCTTTCGAATCTCAACTACTGTACTACCGTTTTGTGGATTTTAATTACCAACTCAAATAAATTCTTACGgaaaagaaatgtttaaagaaaattcattggaTGCAAAACTATTTCTAATTTGCCTTGTTTTCGGTATGTACAcaacatgaattttattttgtataaagaGAGAAGCAGATGTGGCTACATGTTAAATATTCGCTTTTGTAACTTAagcagaaacaaaacaaaaacaattaaatttactaaaattttaccttaaaaggaaaattatatTATACGTTCTAATCCGAGGCAGGAGAGGTACatctaattaaatttatgtgCCCGCAAGTCATCAGAAgttatgtatatatacatgtGTGTGTTTGAGAACTGGCAAAGCCTGAAGTTAATTAGGTTGGCGTCGTTAATATGTGGTGAAAACATGTAAATACGCAGCCCTACATAATAACAGAAATTAAGCTAGCTAGCTCTAGTATGTTTGTTTGTGAGTTATgtgctttttttttaaatacaactGGCTCTAATTTAGCTGCATAGAGAAAAAGAGCAGTTGTTGTTCgtccattaaaaaataaatctaaTTACAGCTACAatggaaaaaagatttttttttaagtgtttgcaacaaaaaattgtctgGTTATGACAATTCATTGTGAATTTCATTGTTGcaagtcaaaaaaaaacagatcattttattttgcgaaCACTTTATCATCCACCAAATTGTAATAATCTCATCTCTCGATTCCGAGATTCTCTTCATTATTTTTACGCGGCCTGTGGCATTTTGCTTTTTATCTGAAACAAGGTTCAGTTAATTATGTTCTGATTTTGTGTTTTCCAATTAGAAGTGTTGGTTTGAGAAGTGGTCCAGAGTCCTCGCGttcattgtaattttaaatttgcatGACGATAAATGAATTAAACATTTACGCAACGGCAGATGTATCATGGTATCGGCAGTAAACTTATTTCGTCTCTGAGTATCTCAATTTTTGACTCTAGTGTGTCAATTCAAAGTTCATTGTCGTGCaccgaagattttttttttaaataaaatacagAAACTCAAGGGCCCATGAGATTATCTGTTCACGCGACATTTTATGCAatgatttgtcgattttatcTGCAAATAAACTCTGCCCGAGTGAAGACGTAGATTATCAACGCTCTTATGGTATTTTATAACTAGGCTCTTCAGATATTATTTACAGTTAGCAGCAATGACTTCTGTCCCCAAAAGCCCTAGATATCcgcaatttaaacaaatgatgaaaattaaaaaaaagtaaatgcTTTTGGCAGGGCATTTCACCTGCCAATAGCCTGTGTAAAAGAGAAAATGCCTGCAAAtagcattttgtataagggatctttagtaataatttggctattggcaggcgcctgcgaatagtcactacgtAAAAAAATCGGTCAGCAATGTGTGCTGTGCAACCTTGCGCTCACACCTCGAAAATCAGCATAGAGACAAGGAAAAAATCACCTTGGGTCAGgccttaaaataaaaacaaaacgaaaatacgacccacccaAATTGTCACATTGCtcggcctcgagtgacaattGCATATCTAGTGCTTAAAGAAGCATTTACTGTATAGGAAGAGGGTaacatattttcgaaaaattaccCATGACTTTTTGCGTTTTTGCGTTTAGGGATTGTGACGAGgctgaaatagttatttatgtaagaaaaatcgtatgaaggtattttctATCGCTGTAAGATGTGAGCTTGTCAACCGGAAGCAGAGACGATATAAACAACATTGATAGTCTTGGTCTTCCACCATGTTCATGTTTCTCCCATACCTTTAACATTGTTTATCTAGCAATGTTGACCTCGCCCATCTCCTAAATTAATCTCCTCAAAGAATGAAAGGCTTTATTGCACTATTCATATGAAATTGCACACACAGTCAGCGTAAGTAACGACTTCCCTCACTGATGGCATACATTCTCATTTTTCGAGTGCATGCATTGTGAATGGTCCCTAGTACGCGTTGAGGAGggtaaatgaaaacaatttacatTATTTCCAACCTGCGAGCCAGCTACGTCCATGTCAATTTAATACACACAATTCAACCAACTGTACTGCGATACaacgaaaattgtatttaaaaataacttaaTTCGACCAATTGTAACCGCCACATGCGTTATCTTTAATTTGATGTTGTGAATGTGTGGTAGACAACATTAACCATGTATACACAAGCGACGGATCGCAGATTGTTAAAATGTTAATATAAAATGCGGATGATTGCTTCTTGAAGTCAGTCGACCATATAATTTAGTCATCGAGTGGTTGTGAACataaaaacagattttttcttcattttaaaattcaaattgaaatttccacaaatttgCATATTAATTGAAGGTATGACATGCTGGGTGACAcgtaattaaatatttaaaacgtTTGCTTTATTTGTTAAGAGACTGTGACTGTGTTTACACGCTTCGATGCAATAACAgcacttttgtttttgttttgttaacaTTGACCTAGGTTCATTCATGGACATGAAATTCCAGCATATTGTGAACCGATGTGCTCAGAGGGCTCTCGGTTGAAGCTTAGGTTTTATTTACCTTAGTTCGACATTATCAGATACAGATAAGACACAAGACTAGATTAGCAGCACAATAGTGTCCTAGTGATTAGTGTTATCTCGAGTGTTATGTCATCTTGTTTAGATACTCTAACGGATAAAAAAACAAGTTAAATCTACTGCTTTATGTAGCAAAAGCAATGTTTTGCGTTCATTTTCTCTCTTGTGAAATTGTCGCTAAAGTTGGTCTTCCGAAAATCGTACGTTGTAAGGTTATCATGCCTGgagtaaataagaaaaacaatttattgacCTTAAATATGCGGAACCGTAAACACCACTGTATCGACTGTTGTATGGACAACAATAACTGAACATCATTGCCTCCAACTGCATTATATCTCATGAAACATTAAAGAGTTCATACAGAAAACGAGTTTTACATCTATTCCATACACCTTCAGTCATTCAATTCCGTTGTTCTGGGGCTATCACTGTCTACGACGTTTACGCAAAGAACAGAAGCGTATtcatattcattcatttaaacTTGACTAATTTGTACGAGATTTTGAGGCTAATAGAGGTGTATAGAAAACAATGCCCATGCCCAAGTGTATGAGTAAGCAATGGCTTAGTCGGTTTTTTTAAGTTACGATTTGACTGTTTTGAGAAACACTTGTGAGATGTTCGATGCACATATAGATTCAGCAAACAAACAGAGATTCTATTTCCCTTTCCACAATTTAAGGAGCTACGATTTTCACGGTAAGTGATTCAGTTAAAAGCGGAGGCGCTGcagatttattttcataggATCCTTGACTCAAGACTCTTTTAGGAGTTCGACCAATTGCAGAGAAAGGGGCCTCCCTTGGTCGAAAAATGCGAATTTTTCATTAACATTATTTATGGACACCTCCTTCCGCATATTTTTGCCGTGTAAACGTCCAATTAATATTATATTCTGATTGAAGTATATAATAAGTACCAGTAAATCATTGCAAAGTGGATGTTGATTTATCtttcaacaatttcttttatcTTGCCACTCTATTTTAATCATCAAAACCCCTCAGTTGAGTGTTGAAACCAACTTTTACAGATTAAAACGCTAATAGTTcgtaacaaataataatttctcgTACAGATTGCTTCCCTGcggtaaaaatttttgtaaagtgTAATGAATTGAAAGTTTTCCGCGTTCCGGTTCTGCGCTTCAATGTCTTAGAAAGAAGTTTTAAAGTTTCTTGCATGGAAACACTTTATATGTCCGAAACGAGGCAATATCACTTGAAACGTTGTCAGAAGATATTTGTCTTCAGTTATCAATCCAATATACAATGATGGATCTGTGGTTAGAAAGACATAAATTTATTCGCCAGCTATTTAACATCGAATGCAAGTGGGAACTCCTCTATTACTACAAACTTATCATAAAACAttcagaaacaaaatatttgttacagtTGAAAAGGTTCGTTCGCCACATAATAAATCTCTTAACTCACGATATAGTCCTTAAACTTACTACTACTCCTTTGTTTTAAGTATACCGTCTAATGTTTGGCgcaaattcttttacttcgtttgtttaacaCACATTTTATCATATAATAGTACACTAGTTAGGCGTTGTCattaacagatgaatagccatGATAAGCCATCTCTAAGATGTTACCTTGTATGTAGCAATGTAGCATATGAAGCCCACATTTTAGTCGTTAATACATTCACaacaacaaatgaattgaTTCTCTAAGCCGGATACATAATCttctattttataatttactgTAACTTTGTAGTTGATGTAGATgaacattaaattgaaaattgagtgtgtttgaccaaattttcgtttctaggaattcatttgaattttctgaTCATTTACTTCATCATTTATGTGTGTAGCTCGCCTCAACTTGTAACGTTGCCTTgcttaattttcatttaaatgtcCTCATTAATTTTAATCGCCGATTTATTGACTCTAATCCAGGTAAAATGATGTTTCAAACGATCGCAACCAGCGTGTTTAGAGGAACATTCAACTCGAATCTCAGGAGGAATCTCAACATTATTcccagaaaaaataatttacagttAGCGCAATTCAATCGACATTTGTAAGTTGCTTGAGTAGACTTAGTTTGTGAGGAAGTAGCGTGTAACACAAAATACCATAACATTTATCACTCAGTTATTTTGGTGTGGAATATAAGTTCATCTAAGCTCCATCCAGTGTCCACATTTGTTGATGTTACTAGATTACATTGGGTGCTGCTAcgtaaattcattaattcggaagCAAAATTGTATAATCGCAAACTCATACGTTGAGCAACAAGCTGCGGTAACTGTTATTTCGCCTCTGTCTCGGATATACAACTACAATTACAGAAGTAAGTTGTTAAAAAACACATGAGTGAGTCTGCGATTATCACAattccgaattaatgaattacgtagcTGCATCCAATATATTCTGGTTTTTTACCTGTCCCAGCCCCATACAAAAGTTGATTATCACAAACGATTTCACGTAAATGagccgaaaatattcttcacgcaatggatcattttcggaGGGGGCAAATTGCGATGTAATGGTCAGCTTGCGGATAGGATGAGCAATAACAGTTATTTATGTAGGTGTTTTTGAGGTTTGATTTTATGTCCCAAACAGGTACATATGTACGCAacttttcttgtaaaaaaaatctgagaaaaattaaaaattgtagcGCCTGAACTATGCCGAACTTCCACACTATGCCAAAAATTTTACTCCTTAAAAATAAGCCGGGTCActgaaaaaaatgcaaaaattttatttttagaaaaattttcatgaactCCGAACTTTTGCGTTCCATCTAAATTTCCAGAGCCATGTACGCGAACATGAAAACCTCTCCATTGAATGGAAACAATTTGGTCGTCGACATGAGATCAGACACAGTGAGCCAGCCGACCGAAGAGATGCGCCATGCAATGGCAACGGCCGTGGTCGGCGACGACGTCTTCGGCGAAGATCCAACAACGAACGAGTTGCAACAGCGTTTCGCTCAACTATTTGCAAAGGAAGCTGCAATTTTCGTACCGAGTGGTTGCATGGCCAATTTGATATCAGGTTTGAAGAGAACGAGAAGAAGAGCGAAAAGGAAAAACCACGAACACACAAATAACATTTACAATTTATAACACATACGTTGAAAATTGCACACACACCCAGAACCTGtgtgaaattcaataattcatGTTATTTGAGCCACCTTCTTTcctcaattttaaatttacccAAAACATATAATCATATTTTAACTCTTACGCGAAAGCACAATAAATCAGTCTTGTAGAGAGTATGGAACATGAaagtagagaaaaaaatagtaaaaaaaaactgtaaacCATTTACCCAAAATGTGCATTTTTCAGTGATGGTACATTGCAGTCAACGTGGAGCGGAAGCAATTGTTGGTGATTTATCTCACATATTTTTATATGAGCAAGGTATAAACTTTAACTTCATacttaaattattttacttttttccgggggttttttaaaattatatatACAGAACGgaaacaaatttatcatttttttgcattttttttttttcattctttttgttTAGGTTCCTCTGCTCACATAGCAGGAGTTCAATTAAATACGATCCCAAACGAACCGGATGGAACTTTTTGCTTAAACcaatttaaaaggaaaattcgtGGATTCGACTGCCATGAACCAATTACTGCTCTAGCCGTAATAGAAAATACTCACAATATGTGCGGTGGTAAGGTATGTAAATACTATCCGCTGGaatatgtttcttttttttcggctattgacttttttccacttttatcTTATATCTTCGATTTTACGttcgtttctcttttttttataatttaaaataaatttttcttttatctttTCGTTTCCGCCACATACATACTACATccatatataaataaaaaaggtAATTCCAATCGAGTTTTTGGAtgaattcaccaaaatttgcagagaaaattcgttaaaatgCCACATGGACGGAGCTAGGGTAAGTGGACTTTTTATAACTTCGATTTAATGCATACCATTTTCcaagaaacatttattttttgtgaatcgaccatatattataataaaatttgttgtctGTCAATATTGTCGGTCGTTTATACTGGCAACTTTCTTCTGTGTATACTTTATGTCCTTCAATGTCAACCTAATTTTACTCATCCGTTTTTGTATGTTGGATATGGTTGTTCTCTAAGCCACCACAAACggttttttaacatttctttAGCCCAAAGACACGTTTTGCGTTGTTGAGATCGCCAATTAGGCTTAATTTTACTTTGTAATCCTTTTTTAGCAGCGTATGTCTCAGTAGCTCGAAACGTGGCATTCTTGGTGCGTTTCTATCCGACTTTGAAGTATAGATGTCTCACTCGCACTCATGACAAAGTTATTGGGACAATGGAAAACGTAGtataattgtcgatctcagcatttcaaaattgctcgtgtgtgtGTTTGGACTTAGCCGAAGAATCCACGACATCCATTCAAACCTATTTGTATAATACTCTCAGGTATTCAACGCAGCCGCTTACCTGAATGTTCCTGTGTCACGAATCGTTAGAGATTTCGATTCAGTAGCAGTGTGTCTCAGTAAAGGTTGTTCGGCGCCGGTCGGCTCAATATTGCTGGGATCCCAGTCCTTCATAAATCAGTGagtggaaaattgttgttttttt
The nucleotide sequence above comes from Bradysia coprophila strain Holo2 chromosome X unlocalized genomic scaffold, BU_Bcop_v1 contig_79, whole genome shotgun sequence. Encoded proteins:
- the LOC119070468 gene encoding probable low-specificity L-threonine aldolase 2 isoform X1, which gives rise to MMFQTIATSVFRGTFNSNLRRNLNIIPRKNNLQLAQFNRHLAMYANMKTSPLNGNNLVVDMRSDTVSQPTEEMRHAMATAVVGDDVFGEDPTTNELQQRFAQLFAKEAAIFVPSGCMANLISVMVHCSQRGAEAIVGDLSHIFLYEQGSSAHIAGVQLNTIPNEPDGTFCLNQFKRKIRGFDCHEPITALAVIENTHNMCGGKVIPIEFLDEFTKICRENSLKCHMDGARVFNAAAYLNVPVSRIVRDFDSVAVCLSKGCSAPVGSILLGSQSFINQAHRMRKALGGAMRQVGVLSAAGLVALDTIVPGFNEDHEKVRRIAQAIFNTRSPNVTVDIENVQTNILMIQLVNEKITSSDFTKRLSEVTEAELLNNITDKSGKGILVQVSSRDCKFARLVIYRQITDEDVDLAIKKIKFVIHEFDNKM
- the LOC119070468 gene encoding probable low-specificity L-threonine aldolase 2 isoform X2 gives rise to the protein MYANMKTSPLNGNNLVVDMRSDTVSQPTEEMRHAMATAVVGDDVFGEDPTTNELQQRFAQLFAKEAAIFVPSGCMANLISVMVHCSQRGAEAIVGDLSHIFLYEQGSSAHIAGVQLNTIPNEPDGTFCLNQFKRKIRGFDCHEPITALAVIENTHNMCGGKVIPIEFLDEFTKICRENSLKCHMDGARVFNAAAYLNVPVSRIVRDFDSVAVCLSKGCSAPVGSILLGSQSFINQAHRMRKALGGAMRQVGVLSAAGLVALDTIVPGFNEDHEKVRRIAQAIFNTRSPNVTVDIENVQTNILMIQLVNEKITSSDFTKRLSEVTEAELLNNITDKSGKGILVQVSSRDCKFARLVIYRQITDEDVDLAIKKIKFVIHEFDNKM